The genomic region TGTTTTATTTATGGGGATAATATCACGTTTTGGCACAATGGCAGTTGCTGCTTATGGTATAGGTCATCGAGTAATGTCGATAGTAAGAATGCCAGTTAGAGGATTTGGTAGAGGTACAACAACTATGGTAGGTCAGAATTTAGGTGCAGATAAAATAGATCGAGCTGAACGCTGTACCTGGATTGCCACTGCTATCACCTTTATTTCTTTAATTTTAATTTGGATTGGAGTATTTATTTTTTCTGAACAGATAATAGCTATTTTTAATAATAATCCAGAAGTTGTTAAAATAGGTAGTTCATTTTTAAAAATTGCTGGATTTTCCTTTAGTTTTATAGGAATTAGACTTGTAATAGGAAGTGGATTTAGAGGAGCAGGTAATACTTTAATAGCTATGATTCTGGCAATTATTGCCCTTATCATTTTGAGAATTCCTCTATCTTATTTTCTATCCGTTAATTTAAATTGGGGTATAAATGGAGTTTGGTGGGGTATGCTTATTGCTAATGCTATTTCGGCTATAATAGGTATTATCTGGTTCCAGAAAGGTACCTGGAAAGAAAAAGAAGTTTAAATTTATGATAATTGGAGGAGATATTAATGCACAAAAAAGATTGTATTTTTTGTAATATAATTAAAGGTGAAATAGATTCTTATAAAGTTTATGAAGATAAAAGAGTTTATGCTTTTTTTGATACTAATCCCATAAATGAATACCATACCCTGGTTATTCCTAAAAATCACTATCAGGATATATTTGATATTCCTGAAGAAGAATTAGTGGCAGTTATAAAAGCTACCAAAAAAATTGCAAATATATATAAAGAGAAGTTGGAAGTAAATAACCTTCAAATATTTAGTAATTCTGGAGCTAAGGCTGAGCAGGATGTTTTCCATTTTCATATGCATATAGTACCCAGAGAAGAGAATGATGGACAGGATATTAACTGGTCAACCAAACCAGAGTTGCAGGAAAAATTTGATCAATTAATAGAAAAATTAGATAATTAATTATAAAAAATAAATGAGA from Halanaerobiales bacterium harbors:
- a CDS encoding HIT family protein, coding for MHKKDCIFCNIIKGEIDSYKVYEDKRVYAFFDTNPINEYHTLVIPKNHYQDIFDIPEEELVAVIKATKKIANIYKEKLEVNNLQIFSNSGAKAEQDVFHFHMHIVPREENDGQDINWSTKPELQEKFDQLIEKLDN